In the Arachis stenosperma cultivar V10309 chromosome 8, arast.V10309.gnm1.PFL2, whole genome shotgun sequence genome, TGGCATGTATTTCAACAATCTCTGGTGGTTCAAGTTGAAGCTTTTTGGAGGTTGGAATCGTAAAAGACTGCTCATACAAAGACCTTATTATGCTTCCATCCTCTAAGGAGCAAAGTAACACCTTAGGAGGAGAATCAAGCGAGTCGTGGATATCAACAAAACTTCGCATATGATGATCAAGGACAACAATGTGTTTCCCCTTGCCGTGTGTAAGCCTGACAGGGATTTGAAGTGGCTGACTTCCATCGACAAAAAATTTAGTACAATATAAGTTGGACTCCAGAGGACCGTCTAAGGTCCCGGTGAAATATATTAATCCTGTAGCCTCATTCACACCAGCTACTTGCTCAACCATCCATTCACCTTCAGTGATGGGACCTAAACAAGTCCCATTTGCATCATGAACATAAAGATGTCTAAATCCTGTTTTTTCACTGGCCCAGATGAAACCACCAGAGAACTTCGTAACTCCTTTATCAAGAGGTGTAAAGCAGTCATGTATATTGATCCAAGTGTTGTTTTCTTCCTCCAATATAGTTTTCCTCTGGCCTGTTTTGACATCAAACTTTAGGATCTTTATTTTAGTGTGTTTCCTGTTCAAAACCTGAGCAGTCAGAATGTTTCCATGCATCCAATTTACTCTGGCCAAATATTCTTCTTCATTGTCTTGCTGTTCCAAACCCCCACACCGAAGATCCATCCAACTGGTAGAGCTTCCCGAAACAGAAACCACCCCTAGGCGCACTTTAACATTTGAAGCACCGGCAAAAGGATAAGGATGGTCTTCCTGTGCATCTAGACCAACTGAGCTCTTACCCTGGTGCATGATTCTAAAGAGTGGTATTTCAGAAGAATCAACTTCAGTAAAAGCTATATATTTACTGTCCAGTGACCACCAATATCCTGTTTTCCTATCCATCTCCTCCTGCAACCAGAAAAACTACCGTTATTCTTAAAATGAAAACCAGTATGAGCCTGCACTTAACATCGTAATGACAATGATAAAATCAGAAGTGCTGGTTCTTAGTTCTTAACAAGATAAAATCAGAGGAAAATCTTATAGTAAATAACAATGATTCAGTAAATAATCCCATCATTTAAGAACTTTGTTATTCCCAACCTGCCCAGTCATGTGTGAAAGGGAAAACAACTTGGTATAAGGAATACAGTGTATGCAGTTTATACTAAAGCTGTACAAAAGAAGATATACTTTTGCAGAAATCTCACCTGAGCTATATATTCGGCAAGCCCATGAGTCTGCAATACACAAAACCCATGTTCAGAATTTTCAGACAGACtatcaagaagaacaaaaaagtTGCTTCTTCTACCAGAGTCCAAAGTAAACTCAATGCAACAAGTACAAGCCAAAAGCCTATGGGATAATCATATGAATAACTTGACTCTTTAAAGTTCCAAATTTAATTCAATCCAGCTTTATTTTcataaataagaaaagaacCTTAGAATCTTACTAGATATTGTTCCATGAAAAATCAACACTGACCTTAACTTAGCTAGAAAGGTTACATTATTCAATCAGGTGACTAACAAGATTAATAAACGGTTTTCATGGAATGCAAATTCATCAACCCTAGCACATTAAGGCCAACTGACTACTAAACTTACCAAACCATTTCCAGCTGCACCATGGGTCAACTGCTTTGATTCGTTAGTCAAGAGGTTCAGCACGTGCAACTCCCAGTCTCTTACATAAGCAAGCATCGATCCATCCGGGGACAGATGTGGATCAATAATGGGTGAAGCTGATGTACTTGGAAGCTTGAGCTCTGATTTTGAATTGGAAATATCATGAACATAAATCTGTTCATATGTAAAAGACAAAATCATTAGAaacttgataaaaaaaaaaaaaagagagtataTTTCACTACACAATGTCTAAACAAAATACATACATGCATACTTAAACTATTGGGGTAATAGGTATCTATGCATGCATTTTCTAATATAGTCTTCCTACTGGATTTAAGTACTAAGGTGCAGCATATATTTTAAAATCCTATCATCACTTCTCTTTTGAATAAAAACATAACTATTCAAAGCAATTCCTATGAAACAATAATGACAAGCTATAATCTTTTAAATGACAGAGTAACAAACCCCAGCGGGCAATGGCACCACGAGTGCTTTTCTTTTCAAGCTTGTCTTCACCCATTCATACCGTGTCACTCCTAACCCGCGCTCCCTCAACCTTTCCCTCCTCAACTTTTCTTCGGCAGAAATATTACTCTCATCAAGTCCACCATCAGGAGGGCTAAATAACAATTCTTGCTTGTTGGTCTTCAGATCATATGCGAAAACCTTTCTATTTAATGTGTGATCAGGGCTAAATAAATAAGATACCAAACTATCATCAGGACTGAAACTTATTGAAAATGGTGATACATAGCCAGGCAAGGGATATTGCACAATGTCTTCGACAGGGAAAACAATGCTATTATCAAAACTCTGCACATCATTAGAGTCTGTCATAGGCATTTTGGAATACAGTGATCTTGGACGCTTTGGATTCCTCTTCTCGTTCATCAACTGATTGCATTACAAATACACCAATGGATATAAGATTGAACTGCAACAAAGCATGAATTTTCAGACCATTTCTGAGGGGTGGAAAGTTGACAAATCTTTAACTTCTACAACAGACAACAACAATAGACACATTACAAAAACTTGAACCAAGGTCCATCACATCGGAAATAACAACAAATGATAGGATTTTCCAGCaataaattatgaataattcctTTAAACCTGACCTCGCCAGAGTCACAGGATTTTAACTTTGGTTTTTTTGTTTAGTAAGCAATCAGTTATCATTATAAACTGCACCAACCATCTTTAACTAtagaattttgattttattttcaccGTTTATGAACAAGGACATCAATTTTATGTGAATCTGTGTCTTAACTTATAAGAGCCGCAAATTTTCATTCACATCAAGAACACACCAAAGTAAAAAAAGCACCATGGAAAACTAATAGTTTCCCTTGATGGAGTCTAGCAAATATCATATAAATTTGAACATCTTTTAAGTCTGAACTTCTTGGTGCATGTTTAAATCAATACAGCACCACTTAAAAAGCGAGGAATAGCCTTAAACACCAATTGGTCCAAGCAAGCTAGAAAGTAAAGCAAAAGCAACCAACAAAATCAAACAGAAAGAAGGCAAATTCTTTTGCTTTATTTGGTTTCCACTTACATTTCAACATTAAACATCCCCCCCGCGGGGGAACCCTTTTTTTCAGAGTCACTTAGGATTACTAACAACTCTGCTAATT is a window encoding:
- the LOC130944246 gene encoding uncharacterized protein LOC130944246; amino-acid sequence: MNEKRNPKRPRSLYSKMPMTDSNDVQSFDNSIVFPVEDIVQYPLPGYVSPFSISFSPDDSLVSYLFSPDHTLNRKVFAYDLKTNKQELLFSPPDGGLDESNISAEEKLRRERLRERGLGVTRYEWVKTSLKRKALVVPLPAGIYVHDISNSKSELKLPSTSASPIIDPHLSPDGSMLAYVRDWELHVLNLLTNESKQLTHGAAGNGLTHGLAEYIAQEEMDRKTGYWWSLDSKYIAFTEVDSSEIPLFRIMHQGKSSVGLDAQEDHPYPFAGASNVKVRLGVVSVSGSSTSWMDLRCGGLEQQDNEEEYLARVNWMHGNILTAQVLNRKHTKIKILKFDVKTGQRKTILEEENNTWINIHDCFTPLDKGVTKFSGGFIWASEKTGFRHLYVHDANGTCLGPITEGEWMVEQVAGVNEATGLIYFTGTLDGPLESNLYCTKFFVDGSQPLQIPVRLTHGKGKHIVVLDHHMRSFVDIHDSLDSPPKVLLCSLEDGSIIRSLYEQSFTIPTSKKLQLEPPEIVEIHANDGTTLYGALYKPDASRFGPPPYKTMISVYGGPSVQLVCNSWLSTVDMRAQYLRNQGILVWKLDNRGTARRGLKFESHFKSKLGQVDADDQLTGAEWLVKQGLAKAGHIGLYGWSYGGYLSAMALSRYPDFFKCAVAGAPVTSWDGYDTFYTEKYMGLPSENQSGYECGAVMNHVHKLKGRLLLVHGMIDENVHFRHTARLVNALVAAGKPYELIIFPDERHMPRRHRDRVYMEERIWDFIERSL